In one Serinus canaria isolate serCan28SL12 chromosome 2, serCan2020, whole genome shotgun sequence genomic region, the following are encoded:
- the CNDP1 gene encoding beta-Ala-His dipeptidase — protein sequence MSSSSSSALQMEIFQYIDAHQSDFIKGLKEWVAVESDSVQPHLRREVMQMMVLAADRLATLGTSVNLVNLGSHQLPDGQVLPLPPVLLGELGKDPQNPTVCFYGHVDVQPAKKEDGWDTDPYTLTEINGNLYGRGATDNKGPVLAWINAVETFRALKIAMPVNFKFVIEGMEEAGSLGLEKLLEEEKQSFFSDVDYIVISDNLWLSNKKPALTYGSRGNACFFVEVEGGSKDLHSGTFGGIIHEPLLDLIALLDSLVDSTGRIQIPGIYDSVAALREEERKLYESIEFDLEEHRNNCGVKKFLYGSKEEILLHLWRYPSLSIHGIEGAFHEPGIKTVIPAKVIGKFSIRQVPNMDLSVVKKQVVEHLEGVFSKRNSPNKLKVSMPLGAKPWLADVDDLLYKAARRAIKTVFGEDPDFIRDGSTIPVARMFQTVTQKSVVMLPIGAADDGEHSQNEKISRHNYIEGTKLFAAFFLEISKLHQNLHETSHTKTIN from the exons ATgtcctcctcatcctcttcaGCATTGCAGATGGAGATCTTCCAGTACATTGATGCACATCAAAGTGATTTCATCAAG GGTCTGAAGGAATGGGTGGCTGTGGAAAGTGATTCTGTTCAACCACACCTGAGGAGAGAAGTAATGCAAATgatggtgctggcagcagacaGACTTGCAACACTGGGAACCTCTGTTAATTTAGTAAACCTGGGGTCACATCAG CTGCCTGATGGCCAAGTCCTCCCACTGCCTCCTGTGCTTCTTGGAGAACTGGGGAAGGATCCACAAAACCCCACTGTATGTTTCTATGGTCATGTGGATGTGCAGCCTGCCAAGAAGGAAGATGGCTGGGACACTGACCCCTACACACTGACTGAAATCAATG gaaacCTCTATGGGCGTGGAGCAACAGACAATAAGGGACCAGTCCTAGCTTGGATAAATGCAGTAGAAACATTTAGAGCCTTGAAAATA GCTATGCCAGTGAACTTCAAGTTTGTAATTGAAGGCATGGAAGAAGCAGGATCCTTGGGGCTAGAGAAGCTacttgaggaagaaaagcagagcttcTTCTCTGATGTTGATTATATTGTAATTTCAGACAACCTGTGGCTCAGCAACAAGAAGCCTGCCCTTACCTATGGGAGTCGGGGAAATGCCTGCTTCTTTGTGGAG GTTGAAGGCGGCAGCAAGGACCTTCACTCTGGAACTTTTGGGGGCATCATTCACGAGCCACTGCTGGACCTGATAGCGCTGCTGG ACAGCCTTGTGGATTCCACAGGTCGTATTCAGATCCCTGGAATCTACGACAGTGTTGCTGCcctgagggaggaggaaaggaagttATATGAATCGATTGAATTTGATCTAGAGGAACATAGAAATAACTGTGGTGTGAAAAAATTCCTCTATGGCAGCAAG gaagaaatactTCTACACCTGTGGCGCTACCCCTCTCTCTCTATTCATGGGATTGAAGGAGCTTTCCATGAACCAGGCATTAAAACAGTCATTCCAGCAAAAGTAATTGGCAAATTCTCAATCCGTCAGGTCCCCAACATGGACCTTTCAGTTGTGAAAAAACAG GTGGTGGAACACTTGGAGGGTGTCTTTTCCAAGAGGAACAGTCCAAACAAGCTGAAAGTGTCCATGCCTTTGGGTGCAAAGCCCTGGCTTGCTGATGTTGATGATCTGCTATATAAAGCAGCAAGAAGGGCAATAAAAACAG tttttggaGAAGATCCAGATTTCATCCGTGATGGCTCAACAATTCCTGTTGCCAGAATGTTTCAGACTGTAACACAGAAAAGTGTGGTGATGCTTCCTATTGGAGCGGCCGATGATGGGGAGCATTCCCAGAACGAGAAAATAAGCAG ACACAACTATATTGAAGGAACCAAATTGTTTGCAGCTTTTTTCCTGGAGATATCAAAGCTACATCAGAACTTACATGAAACTTCCCACACAAAAACTATCAACTGA